The sequence GATGATCTGGCTCGCGCGATTGCCGGGTACGGTCGGTGCCGACGTCGACGATCCCGATCTGCTGCCGACCGCAGGCACGTATTCAGGCGAACAGCTGGCGTTCGCCGATCTGCCGTCGGGCTTCTATCTGATCTGGGGCGCGACGCCTGGCCGGCGGCTTGGGGGCGAGGGCGGACCGCTCTGTGGCTTTCGGATCGATGCCGCGCAGTTGAGCGCGCGCGACTCGGCCGGCGAGAATGTCTACACGAGCCAGCGCTTGATGCCGTCGACCGATCCTTCGTTGCCGGCTGCCGGCGATCAGATAACGGACGCGGCGGAGCTGCTTGGCCCATCGCTGTCGCTTGCGAGCGGTCTAAGCGGCGGCCGACGTTTGACGATCGCGACGAACATCGCTGCCGATCCGGCTGCTTCGACAAACGCGACGATCATGAGTCTCGATCAGGAACGCGCGTACGAGTTGAAGTATGCGGGGCAGCCATTTCCATTGGCGATCGTGCGCGCCGATGTGCTCGGCGATACCGCATTCGTCACGCGCACGCTCGAATACGGACCGCTGCATGCTCGGGGGACGGTCGAGCGTTGGACCAAGACGTCGAGCGGTCCGTGGCAGTTCGCGGGCGTCACGTCGCGATTCGCCTACTGAGCGCTTGCATACGGCATGTCCCGAAGGAGGATGGCGCCGCGCGTCTGGGAAACCGAACGACACCCGGGGTGCTTTGATTGCATACCCGTTTGATGGAGGCCCTTGACGATGAAATTTTGGTCAAAGCTCCTGGTTCTTGCTGTTGCCTTCGGCGCTTTGTGCGCCGTGGCAAGCGCAGCGGCGACCCCGATCACCGTGACACTTCATGGCCCGAACAGCATGGTCGGCGGCGGCGCCGGCATGTGCCCGCAAGTGGAGCAGTTCACCGGTAACATCCACGGCTCCGCGGGAACGGCCGTCACGTACAGATTCGAGCGTAGCACAGGGGAAAAAGAAACCACGCACTCGGCGACGATCCCCGCGTCAGGATCGAAGCAGGTGAGCGATACCTGGACCGTTGGCAAGAGTGGCTCGTACTGGAATGAGCTCCATGTCCTCACGCCCACGAGCGTGGCATCGGACAAGGCCCCGTTCCAGGTCAACTGTCCGGGCGGAATGTAAGCACAGCGCCGAATACAGGGACGGCGGGCGCGCGATCGCGCCGCCGTCTTTTTTTGGCGCTTCGGCATTTTTCTCAGCGACGACGCGACAAGGTCAAAATGCGTCTTCGGCACGAAACTTTTCGTATGTCGAAGTTAATCTACATGACCAATACGTCACTCGACGGTTACATCGAGGACGAAACCGGTGCCTTCGATTGGGTCAATCCCGATCCAGTATTCGCGTTCATCACTGAGTTGTTGCGGCCGATTGGAACCCTTCTCTTGGGGCGGCGACTCTATGAGACGATGACCTTCTGGGACGCGCCGGTGGAGGACTATCCGCCCGAACAGCGCGACTTCGCACGGCTCTGGCAGAAGCCCGAGAAGATCGTCTTTTCACGAACGCTGACAGCCGCTACGACGCGCAACACGCGTGTCGAGCGGGATTTCGACCTCGAGGCCGTTCGGAAGCTCAAACGGGAATCGGAGCACGACATCAGCATTGGCGGCGCCGAGCTTGCAGGGCTTGCGCTCGAAGCCGATCTCGTCGACGAATGTCACCTGTTTCTCAACCCGGTGATCGTCGGCGGCGGAAAGCCGGCATTCCGAGCCGCCCTACGACGGAATCTCGAACTCCTTGAGACGCGCCGTTTCGGCAGCGGAGTTATCCACTTGCACTATCGCATGTTCACTTCGGACCCGTGACGACGACGGTGCCGACCATCTGCGGGTGGTAGGAGCAGATGTATTGGTACGTACCGGGTTTGTTGAACGTGAACTTGTAGACGCCGCCATGGTCGAGGTTTTGCGAGTCGAACGCGCCGTTGGACGAGGTCGCGGTGTGCGAGACGCTATCGTCGTTGCGCCATTCCACCGTCGTACCGGCGAGGACGGTGATGCTGGCGGGCTTGAACGCATAATTTACGATCGTCACGAGCACCGGCGGCGACGCGCTCGGGCCCGGACTGGCCGGATCCGCGGAGGCACTGCCGCTGATGGCGGCGACGGCGAGAGCTGCGAAGAGTGCGAACACACCGAGCCAACGCGGTAAGGGAGCAAGCATGCTGTCCTCCTTCTTCAACGGTGTAACGCCTGCTATGTCGAGTTCGTTTGCACGGGGCCGTGCTGCCAAGCAAGCGGCGCGAGCACGATGAGCCCGAGCGCACATACGGCGGCGGCCGATCCGAATGCGACCGATGCGCCGGACATCTGCCACAGCAGCCCCACGCCCGCGCTCGACACAAAGTCGCCGATGCCGTTGATCGCGGCCAAAGTGCCGAACCCGGTGCCGCGGATCGGCGCGGGCAAAAGCCGGGTGGCGAACGTGCCCTCCATCGGGTCGACGATCGCAATCGCCGTCGCGGCTAACACGACCGAAAGGACTACCGCCGGAATCGACATCGAACCGAATGCGAGCAGCACCCCGACGATCATGAACAGCGCAAAACCGACAAGCAGCAGCCGTCCGCTGCCGACTTTTTCGCTCAGCACGCTTGCCGGATACGCAAGCGAAGCATAGATCACATTGTGCCCGAGATAGAGCGCCGTCGCGTATGCGATCGCGAGGTGCGGGCTCACGTACGGCGCGAATGCGCGCATGGCCACGAGCACGAGCAGCGTCGCGGAGAAATTCCCGAGTCCGAAGACGCCGGCGCCCAATAGGTAGCGTTTGAAATCTGCCGGCAGGTTGGCCAGCACAAGGTGCAGGGGTTCGCGCGGCGGCGTCGTGCGCGGCCGCTCCACGACGAAGATGTACATGACACCGGCGAGCAATCCGGGGATGAGGCCGAACAGGATGGCGTGGCGCACCGGCATCTGCGCCGAGATGAATGCGATTGCGGCGGCGGGCCCGATGACCGCTCCTACGGTGTCGAGCGCGCGCTGGAAGCCGAACGCGCGATTGATATAGGCCGGATCGGTGTCGTCGACGAGCAACGTGTCGCGGATGGGGCTGCGAAAGCCGCGGCAGATCCACGCGGCCGAGCGCAGCGCGACGACCGCAGGCACCGTGGTGGCCAGTGCGATCGCCGGCATGAATATGCCGACGCCGGTGTATCCGGCTGCCGTCCACGCCCGCCGGTGCGTGGTGTGATCTGCGAGCTGCCCGCCCCACAGCTTGAACGCGGCGGCAAGCGCGTCTGCTAGCCCCTCGACCAAGCCTAGCGCTGCCGCACCACCGCCCAGCGTCGCGAGGAACGCAGGCAGCAGCGGGATGATCAGCTCGTAACACGCGTCGGAAAAAAGACTCGCGACGCCGATGGCCAAGACGCTCGTGGTCAGCCACGTTTGCGCGGGCTGCTTCATCGCTCGCGCATATCACCTGCTCGCCGGGAAATCCTTCGGCGTCGCTTCGCTAACCTGAGGGAGCACGATCCACATGCTCGGTCGCCACGGCCTTCTCGTCATCGGCGCGGTCCTCGCCATCGGCTCGGCGGCGCTGCCCACTGCCGGCTCGGCGAACACACCGCCGCCAGTCTATCAGCTCACCTTCAAGAAGATTGACCTCACGATCGGCGGCGTCAAGTATTCCCCGCTCTTGCCATGCAAGAACGGCGTGCCGGGTCTGCGCTTCCTCGTCACCGTCGACAATATCGGAAGGCTCGACCTCTCGGCGGTGCCGTTCAACCAAGCGCTTACGGTGAAGGGGCCAAGCCACAGCGTGATGGCCGACCTGCCCTTTATCGCGGCGGGCGGCTCGGGCAAGGTCCTGGTCAATTATTACCCGCAGACGCCGGAGAGCGCGCACTATCCCAATTCGACCTTCACGTTCATCGTCAACAAGAATCGCGTGATCAGCGAGTCGAACTACGACAACAACACGTATACGACCAAGGTCGCGCTGACGGAGCCGCCGTGCGGGCCGTCCGCGTCGGCGATGCCGCCGCCGGCGACACCGGCCGCCGCTCCATCGGGCCACTGATGAGCGGCCCGCGCTCAAGAGCGCGGGCCTACGTTCTCGCGATTGCGCTGGTGTTGTTCGGCGCCGGCTGCACTCGCGTCGACCACGCCCCGGTGCATGCGCCGGCGGCCGCGCTAACGTTCAACGTCTCCGAAGATCCGCATTCGCTCGATCCGATCCTGGCGCGCAGCGATGACGAGCGCCAGCTCGCCCATCTGACCTTTGACATGCTGCTCGACGTCGACGCGCGCGGCCGGCCGACGCCGGCGCTCGCGCTCGCCGTGCCGAC is a genomic window of Candidatus Eremiobacteraceae bacterium containing:
- a CDS encoding dihydrofolate reductase family protein, with amino-acid sequence MRLRHETFRMSKLIYMTNTSLDGYIEDETGAFDWVNPDPVFAFITELLRPIGTLLLGRRLYETMTFWDAPVEDYPPEQRDFARLWQKPEKIVFSRTLTAATTRNTRVERDFDLEAVRKLKRESEHDISIGGAELAGLALEADLVDECHLFLNPVIVGGGKPAFRAALRRNLELLETRRFGSGVIHLHYRMFTSDP
- a CDS encoding cupredoxin family copper-binding protein encodes the protein MLAPLPRWLGVFALFAALAVAAISGSASADPASPGPSASPPVLVTIVNYAFKPASITVLAGTTVEWRNDDSVSHTATSSNGAFDSQNLDHGGVYKFTFNKPGTYQYICSYHPQMVGTVVVTGPK
- a CDS encoding MFS transporter; protein product: MKQPAQTWLTTSVLAIGVASLFSDACYELIIPLLPAFLATLGGGAAALGLVEGLADALAAAFKLWGGQLADHTTHRRAWTAAGYTGVGIFMPAIALATTVPAVVALRSAAWICRGFRSPIRDTLLVDDTDPAYINRAFGFQRALDTVGAVIGPAAAIAFISAQMPVRHAILFGLIPGLLAGVMYIFVVERPRTTPPREPLHLVLANLPADFKRYLLGAGVFGLGNFSATLLVLVAMRAFAPYVSPHLAIAYATALYLGHNVIYASLAYPASVLSEKVGSGRLLLVGFALFMIVGVLLAFGSMSIPAVVLSVVLAATAIAIVDPMEGTFATRLLPAPIRGTGFGTLAAINGIGDFVSSAGVGLLWQMSGASVAFGSAAAVCALGLIVLAPLAWQHGPVQTNST
- a CDS encoding ABC transporter substrate-binding protein, translating into MSGPRSRARAYVLAIALVLFGAGCTRVDHAPVHAPAAALTFNVSEDPHSLDPILARSDDERQLAHLTFDMLLDVDARGRPTPALALAVPTVANGGVSADGRRITYRLRHDVRWQDGAPFTSRDVRFTWRAIVDPRNAVTSTR
- a CDS encoding CARDB domain-containing protein, with the protein product MLGRHGLLVIGAVLAIGSAALPTAGSANTPPPVYQLTFKKIDLTIGGVKYSPLLPCKNGVPGLRFLVTVDNIGRLDLSAVPFNQALTVKGPSHSVMADLPFIAAGGSGKVLVNYYPQTPESAHYPNSTFTFIVNKNRVISESNYDNNTYTTKVALTEPPCGPSASAMPPPATPAAAPSGH